A stretch of the Stigmatella erecta genome encodes the following:
- a CDS encoding caib/baif family protein, translating to MKDNGTRAPTPESHEEEQAARQALATVGKREFLEQFQRLTKTFASDPGNPGSYACEGCQRCANCMFCKDCSNCYQCTHCTRCELCNNCSHCVDSKSCHACAYCVQCENCTGSAYLVLCRNLSDCNYCFGCVGLSKKDFYILNVPFSRTEYFKVVNRLRKELGIP from the coding sequence GTGAAGGACAACGGAACGCGGGCCCCCACCCCGGAGTCGCATGAGGAGGAGCAGGCCGCGCGGCAGGCCCTGGCCACCGTGGGCAAGCGGGAGTTCCTGGAGCAGTTCCAGCGGCTGACGAAGACGTTCGCCTCGGACCCGGGCAACCCGGGCTCCTACGCGTGCGAGGGCTGCCAGCGCTGTGCCAACTGCATGTTCTGCAAGGACTGCAGCAACTGCTACCAGTGCACCCACTGCACGCGGTGCGAGCTGTGCAACAACTGCTCGCACTGCGTGGACTCGAAGAGCTGCCATGCCTGCGCCTACTGCGTGCAGTGCGAGAACTGCACCGGCAGCGCCTACCTGGTGCTCTGCCGGAACCTCTCGGACTGCAACTACTGCTTCGGCTGCGTGGGGCTCTCCAAGAAGGACTTCTACATCCTCAACGTGCCCTTCTCCCGCACCGAGTACTTCAAGGTGGTGAACCGGCTGCGCAAGGAGCTGGGCATCCCCTGA